In the Phaeobacter gallaeciensis genome, one interval contains:
- a CDS encoding ABC transporter ATP-binding protein, with protein MTDTPILSVRNLTLDIPVGGGTLHAVRGIDFDLNRGETLCIVGESGSGKSLTSLAIMGLLGKKISRKADQLSFDGIDLMKTSQRGMRKLRGLRMSMIFQEPMTSLNPAYTIGDQLTEALLLHKPVSKDQARARAVELLEKVGITAAESRLSQYPHQLSGGLRQRVMIAMALMCEPELIIADEPTTALDVTIQAQILRLLVDLQKELGMAMILITHDLGVVARVADKVAVMYAGELVETGPATAVFQSPAHPYTRGLLRCIPVPGKTERGAELGTIPGIVPSLVGDVTGCPFRTRCDHAVAACREPIPLREHASADHNFRCVHANGHAQNSEEVPA; from the coding sequence ATGACTGACACACCGATACTCTCTGTCCGCAACCTGACGCTGGATATTCCCGTCGGCGGCGGCACCTTGCACGCCGTACGCGGCATCGACTTCGACCTGAATCGGGGCGAAACGCTCTGCATCGTTGGTGAAAGCGGCTCCGGCAAGTCCCTGACCTCGCTCGCGATCATGGGGCTTCTGGGCAAGAAGATCTCGCGCAAGGCGGATCAGCTGTCCTTTGACGGCATCGACCTGATGAAGACCAGCCAACGCGGCATGCGCAAGCTGCGCGGTCTTCGCATGTCGATGATCTTTCAGGAGCCGATGACCTCGCTCAACCCGGCCTATACCATCGGCGACCAGCTTACCGAGGCGCTGCTGCTGCACAAGCCGGTGTCGAAGGATCAGGCCCGCGCCCGCGCGGTGGAACTGCTCGAAAAGGTTGGCATCACCGCCGCCGAAAGCCGCCTGTCGCAATATCCGCACCAGCTGTCGGGCGGCTTGCGGCAGCGGGTGATGATCGCGATGGCGCTGATGTGTGAGCCTGAGCTGATCATCGCGGACGAGCCGACAACCGCGCTCGACGTGACCATTCAGGCGCAGATCCTGCGGCTTCTGGTCGATCTGCAAAAGGAACTGGGCATGGCGATGATCCTCATCACCCATGACCTGGGCGTGGTGGCCCGCGTCGCCGACAAGGTTGCGGTTATGTACGCGGGCGAGCTGGTCGAGACCGGCCCCGCCACCGCCGTCTTCCAGTCCCCGGCGCACCCCTACACCCGTGGCCTGTTGCGCTGCATCCCGGTGCCAGGCAAGACCGAGCGCGGCGCCGAACTCGGCACCATCCCCGGCATCGTGCCTTCACTGGTGGGCGATGTGACCGGCTGCCCTTTCCGCACCCGCTGCGATCATGCAGTCGCGGCCTGCCGCGAACCGATCCCGCTGCGCGAACACGCCAGTGCTGATCACAACTTCCGCTGTGTCCACGCCAATGGCCACGCCCAGAACTCCGAAGAGGTGCCCGCATGA